One window of the Ictidomys tridecemlineatus isolate mIctTri1 chromosome 11, mIctTri1.hap1, whole genome shotgun sequence genome contains the following:
- the Utp11 gene encoding putative U3 small nucleolar RNA-associated protein 11, with protein MAAAFRKAAKSRQREHRERSQPGFRKHLGLLEKKKDYKLRADDYHKKQEFLRALRKKALEKNPDEFYYKMTRVKLQDGVHIIKETKEEVTPEQLKLMRTQDIKYIEMKRVAEAKKIERLKSELHLLDFQGKQQNKHVFFFDTKKEVEQFDIATHLQTAPELVDRVFNRPRIETLQKEKVKGITHQTGLKRIAKERQKQYNCLTQRIEREKELFVIAQKIQTRKDLQDKTQRVKVKKETVNSPAIYKFQSRRKR; from the exons ATGGCGGCGGCATTTCGCAAGGCGGCTAAGTCCCGGCAGCGGGAACACCGAGAGAGAAGCCAG CCTGGCTTTCGCAAACATCTGGGCCttctggagaaaaagaaagattacaAACTTCGTGCAGA TGATTATCATAAAAAACAAGAATTCCTCAGAGCTCTCCGGAAGAAGGCTCTTGAAAAAAATCCAGATGAATTCTACTATAAAATGACTCGGGTTAAGCTCCAG GATGGAGTTCATATTATTAAGGAAACTAAGGAAGAAGTAACGCCAGAACAGCTAAAGCTGATGAGAACTCAGGATATCAAATACATAGAAATGAAAAGGGTTGCAGAAGCTAAG AAAATTGAAAGACTAAAATCAGAGCTCCATCTGCTGGATTTCCAGGGGAAGCAACAGAAtaagcatgtatttttttttgataccaaaaAAGAAG ttgAACAGTTTGATATTGCAACTCACCTGCAAACAGCCCCAGAACTAGTTGATAGAGTCTTTAATAGACCCAGGATCGAGACCTTGCAGAAGGAGAAAGTGAAAGGAATTACGCACCAGACTGGACTTAAG CGAATAGCTAAAGAAAGGCAAAAGCAATATAATTGCCTGACACAGCGGATTGAACGAGAGAAGGAATTGTTTGTTATTGCGCAGAAAATTCAAACACGCAAAGATCTTCAG gaTAAAACTCAGAGGGTGAAGGTGAAGAAAGAAACAGTGAATTCCCCAGCTATTTACAAATTTCAGAGTCGTCGAAAACGTTGA
- the Pou3f1 gene encoding POU domain, class 3, transcription factor 1, producing the protein MATTAQYLPRGPGGGAGGTGPLMHPDAAAAAAAAAAAERLHAGAAYREVQKLMHHEWLGAGAGHPVGLAHPQWLPTGGGGGGDWAGGPHLEHGKAGGGGTGRADDGGGGGGFHARLVHQGAAHAGAAWAQGGTAHHLGPAMSPSPGAGGGHQPQPLGLYAQAAYPGGGGGGLAGMLAAGGGGAGPGLHHALHEDGHEAQLEPSPPPHLGAHGHAHGHAHAGGLHAAAAHLHPGAGGGGSSVGEHSDEDAPSSDDLEQFAKQFKQRRIKLGFTQADVGLALGTLYGNVFSQTTICRFEALQLSFKNMCKLKPLLNKWLEETDSSSGSPTNLDKIAAQGRKRKKRTSIEVGVKGALESHFLKCPKPSAHEITGLADSLQLEKEVVRVWFCNRRQKEKRMTPAAGAGHPPMDDVYAPGELGPGGGGASPPSAPPPPPPAALHHHHHHTLPGSVQ; encoded by the coding sequence ATGGCCACCACCGCGCAGTACTTGCCGCGGGGCCCCGGCGGTGGAGCCGGGGGTACGGGGCCGCTCATGCATCCGGACGCCGCGGCGGCAGCTGCAGCCGCGGCGGCCGCCGAGCGGCTGCACGCGGGAGCCGCGTACCGCGAAGTGCAGAAGCTGATGCACCACGAGTGGCTGGGCGCGGGCGCGGGCCACCCCGTGGGCCTAGCGCACCCCCAGTGGCTACCCACcggaggaggcggcggcggcgactGGGCCGGCGGCCCGCACCTGGAACACGGCAAAGCGGGCGGCGGTGGCACCGGCCGAGCCGAcgacggcggcggcggcggaggtTTCCACGCGCGCCTGGTGCACCAGGGGGCGGCCCACGCGGGCGCGGCTTGGGCGCAGGGCGGCACGGCTCACCACTTGGGCCCGGCCATGTCGCCGTCGCCCGGGGCTGGCGGGGGCCATCAACCCCAGCCGCTCGGGCTGTATGCGCAGGCGGCCTACCcagggggcggcggcggcggcctgGCCGGGATGCTGGCGGCGGGCGGTGGCGGCGCGGGGCCCGGCCTGCACCATGCGCTGCACGAGGATGGCCACGAGGCACAGCTGGAGCCATCGCCGCCGCCGCACCTGGGCGCCCACGGACACGCACACGGACATGCACATGCGGGCGGCCTGCACGCGGCGGCGGCGCACCTGCACCCtggcgcgggcggcggcggctCGTCGGTAGGAGAACACTCGGACGAGGATGCGCCCAGCTCGGACGACCTGGAGCAGTTCGCCAAGCAGTTCAAGCAGCGGCGCATCAAGCTGGGCTTCACACAGGCCGACGTGGGGCTGGCGCTGGGCACACTGTACGGTAACGTGTTCTCGCAGACCACCATCTGCCGCTTCGAGGCCCTGCAGCTGAGCTTCAAGAACATGTGCAAGCTCAAGCCTCTGCTCAACAAGTGGCTGGAGGAGACCGACTCTTCCAGCGGCAGCCCCACCAACCTGGACAAGATCGCGGCGCAGGGCCGCAAGCGCAAGAAGCGCACGTCCATCGAGGTGGGAGTCAAAGGCGCGCTCGAGAGCCATTTCCTCAAGTGCCCCAAGCCCTCGGCCCACGAGATCACAGGCCTGGCCGACAGCCTGCAGCTGGAGAAGGAGGTGGTGCGCGTCTGGTTCTGCAACCGGCGGCAGAAAGAGAAGCGCATGACCCCCGCGGCGGGCGCCGGCCACCCGCCCATGGACGACGTATACGCGCCCGGGGAGCTGGGGCCGGGCGGGGGCGGCGCGTCGCCGCCCTCCGCACCCCCGCCACCCCCGCCAGCCGcgctgcaccaccaccaccaccacacacttCCAGGCTCTGTGCAGTGA